GCGCCGAGGCCGAGGTGCGCAAGCAGGGCTGGCCGCAGCGGAGCTGGCCCGGCTTCGACAGGCGGGCGCGGCCCACGCTCGACCTGTTGGCCGAGACGGGGCGCCGGCTGGGATTGGACGAGGAGGCGGCGCGCGGGCTGGCGGCCGCCCTCTGGCGGGAGATGGTCCAGCGCCGGGAGAGCCTCTGGAGCCGCCCCGACCCCGACGCGCCCGCCCTCCTGCCGCGGCTGCGCGCGGCCGGCTTCCGTCTGGGCGTCATCAGCAACGCCGACCGCCACGCCCACGCGCTGCTGGAGAAGAGCGGGCTGGCCCCCGAGCTGGAGCTGATCCTCACCTCGGAGGAGGCCGGGGTGGAGAAGCCCGACCCGGCCATCTTCCTCCAGGCGTTGGAACGGATGCGGGTGAGGCCGGAAGAGGCGGTCTACGTGGGCGACCAGCTGGAGGTGGACGTACAGGGGGCGCAGGCCGCGGGGTTGGCCGCCTTCCTCTACGACGCCTGGGACCTCTGGCCGGAGGCGCCCGTGGTCCGCCTGCATCGCCTGGGCGAGCTGGCCGACCACCTGGGGCTGGCGGAGCCGCCGGCGGGGGCGTGAGCGCGGATGGCCGGAGGAGTGCCCCCGCCGATGATGTAACGTAGCTTGGGGAGGCACTCCCACTTCGCGAAAAGGCAGGGGACGAGCTTGGATCGCAGCCCATCGCAGGCGCTGAGCCGGCTTCCTTACCAGGACCTGGTCGGACACCTGAAGGAGCTCCTGGCCCCCTCGCTGGCCAACGACTGGCCCAACCTTCCCGTCGCCCGGGCGGAGGGTTCGCTCATCTGGGGCGCCGACGGACGCCGTTACATCGACTTCGTCGAGGGCTTCGCCGCCAACAACACCGGCCACCGCCACCCGCGCGTGCTGGCGGCGGCGCGGGAGCAGATGGAGAGGCTGGTGCACAGCGCCATCGGCGTCACCGTCTACGAGCCGGTCCTGCGCTTGGCGGCGCGGCTGCGCGAGGTGACCCCGGAGGGCATCGAGAGCTTCTTCTTCGGCAACTCGGGCGCCGAGGCGGTGGAGGGCGCGGTCAAGCTGGCGCGCTACGCCACCGGGCGCCCCGCGGTGGTCGCCTTCTGGGGCGGCTTCCACGGGCGCACCTTCGGCGCCATGACGCTGACCGCCTCCAAGGCCAAGTACCGGCTGCGCGAGGAGCCGCTCGTCGGCGGCGTCTACCATTCCGTCTATCCCAACGTCTACCGCTCGGCCCACCGCGACGATCCGGAGCGCGTGGCGGAAGAGGCGCTGGCCCATCTCCGGCGTCTCTTCGCCCACGAGGTCGACCCCTCGCAGGTGGCGGCCATCGTCGTCGAGCCGGTCCAGGGAGAGGGCGGCTACATCGTGCCGCCCGCCAGCTTCCTGCATGGGCTGCGCAAGATAGCCGACCGGCACGGCATCCTCCTCGTCTTCGACGAGGTGCAGACGGGCTTCGGGCGGACGGGGCGGATGTTCGCCGCGCAGACCTTCGGGGTCCGCCCGGACATCCTGGTGATGGCCAAGGGCATCGCCTCGGGCTTCCCGCTCTCGGCCATCGGCGCCTCGGAGGAGCTGATGCGCGGCTGGGGCTCCGCCGCCCACGGCACCACCTTCGGCGGCAACCCGGTCAGCTGCGCGGCGGCGCTGGCCACGCTGGACGTGCTGGAGGAGGAGGCGCTCCCCGAGCGCGCGGCGGCGCTGGGGCCCGGGGTGCTGGAGCGGCTCCGCCGGCTGCGCGACGAGTTCCC
The DNA window shown above is from Bacillota bacterium and carries:
- a CDS encoding aspartate aminotransferase family protein; translation: MSRLPYQDLVGHLKELLAPSLANDWPNLPVARAEGSLIWGADGRRYIDFVEGFAANNTGHRHPRVLAAAREQMERLVHSAIGVTVYEPVLRLAARLREVTPEGIESFFFGNSGAEAVEGAVKLARYATGRPAVVAFWGGFHGRTFGAMTLTASKAKYRLREEPLVGGVYHSVYPNVYRSAHRDDPERVAEEALAHLRRLFAHEVDPSQVAAIVVEPVQGEGGYIVPPASFLHGLRKIADRHGILLVFDEVQTGFGRTGRMFAAQTFGVRPDILVMAKGIASGFPLSAIGASEELMRGWGSAAHGTTFGGNPVSCAAALATLDVLEEEALPERAAALGPGVLERLRRLRDEFPVIGDVRGLGLMAAAEFVDPASGEPDGETAHRVIAAALERGLLLYPAGVQGEVIRFMPALNVPEELLEEGLEIFAEAVRTVARERVALRG
- a CDS encoding HAD-IA family hydrolase, whose product is MARGAVFFDMANTLLHLDGEAVARQVAAVGGRRVEPREVRRAEAEVRKQGWPQRSWPGFDRRARPTLDLLAETGRRLGLDEEAARGLAAALWREMVQRRESLWSRPDPDAPALLPRLRAAGFRLGVISNADRHAHALLEKSGLAPELELILTSEEAGVEKPDPAIFLQALERMRVRPEEAVYVGDQLEVDVQGAQAAGLAAFLYDAWDLWPEAPVVRLHRLGELADHLGLAEPPAGA